The Zonotrichia leucophrys gambelii isolate GWCS_2022_RI chromosome 20, RI_Zleu_2.0, whole genome shotgun sequence genome contains a region encoding:
- the DNMT3B gene encoding DNA (cytosine-5)-methyltransferase 3B, whose amino-acid sequence MNMVKSPEPLPQRLAGMVAVRETSPAWSALGEEGPATMKKEKSHGQDEADCRTKLILINGDKAPSVVLEANGKPSTPGSRGLGLLPLKKEKESNGDLSKGDLAWPLDLPVQRAGRTRQETRLKDPARSVEPLRELPTPLRSSRRRSAVPTPMTIDLTEEDSQDSSQSSSTLSGSSSQEGQNGSADLGAEEAESGDMGMALEYQDGKEFGIGELVWGKIKGFSWWPAIVVSHRATAKRQAVSGMRWVQWFGDGKFSEVSADKLVGLMAFRQHFNSSTFNKLVSYRRAIYHALEVARSRSGKTFTTGPRESLEEQLKPMIDWAITGFKPLGLKGLRPPKGSENGVLRNGTEEVVSLEQCPPTKRLKTYPCNSSKEQRVEEDQTREQMVSDVTNNSGNLEDSCLSCGRRNPATFHPLFKGGLCQTCRDRFLEYFYMYDEDGYQSYCTVCCAGKELLLCSNASCCRCFCVECLDVLVGRGTSARVKEQEPWNCYMCQPQQNRGVLQRRQDWNARLQDFFTSDKGQEYAAPKIYPTVPPAKRRPIRVLSLFDGVTTGHPGAATSSGADEGDLEAKESSATSDLCPLAGYTVLKDLGIQVEKYIASEICENPMAAGKVRPEGNITYVRDVRNITKRNIEEWGPFDLVIGGSPCDDVSLVNPTRKALFEGTGRLFFEFYHLLNYARPKAGEERPFFWMFENVVAMRINDKRDISRFLECNPVMIDAIKISAAHRARYFWGNLPGMDRIFGFPLPYTDVSNMGRGTRQKLLGGSWSVPVIRHLFSPLKDYFACE is encoded by the exons ATGAACATGGTAAAGAGCCCGGAGCCGCTGCCGCAGCGGTTGGCGGGGATGGTGGCTGTCCGGGAGACGTCTCCAGCCTGGTCTGcgctgggagaggaggggccG GCGACCATGAAAAAGGAGAAGAGCCACGGGCAGGATGAGGCAGACTGTAGGACAAAGCTGATCCTCATCAACGGGGACAAAGCACCTAGCGTTGTCCTGGAGGCCAATGGGAAGCccagcactccag GTTCCaggggcctggggctgctgcccctgaagaaggagaaggagagcaATGGAGACCTCTCCAAGGGGGACCTGGCCTGGCCACTGGATCTGCCAGTGCAGAGA GCAGGGCGGACCCGGCAGGAGACGCGGCTCAAGGACCCAGCCCGCAGCGTGGAGCCTCTCAGGGAGCTGCCAACGCCCCTGCGG AGCTCCAGGCGTCGCTCTGCCGTGCCCACGCCCATGACCATCGACCTGACGGAGGAGGACTCGCAGGActcatcccagagcagcagcacactctcggggagcagctcccaggagggcCAGAACGGCTCTGCTGACCTGGGGGCCGAGGAGGCAGAGAGCGGAGACATGGGCATGGCACTGGAGTACCAG GATGGGAAGGAGTTTGGAATTGGGGAGCTTGTCTGGGGGAAGATCAAAGGTTTTTCCTGGTGGCCTGCGATCGTCGTGTCCCACAGAGCCACGGCCAAGCGCCAGGCCGTGTCGGGCATGCGCTGGGTGCAGTGGTTTGGAGACGGGAAGTTCTCTGAG GTTTCTGCAGACAAACTGGTGGGACTGATGGCCTTCAGGCAGCATTTCAATTCCTCCACGTTCAACAAGCTGGTGTCCTACCGCCGTGCCATTTACCACGCTCTGGAG GTGGCCCGGAGCCGGTCGGGGAAGACGTTTACAACAGGCCCCAGGGAAtctctggaggagcagctgaagccCATGATCGACTGGGCAATCACTGGCTTCAAGCCCCTGGGGCTGAAGGGACTGCGGCCACCCAAAGGCTCAG AGAATGGGGTGCTGAGGAATGGCACAGAGGAGGTGGTGTCCCTTGAGCAGTGTCCCCCCACCAAGAGGCTGAAGACCTACCCCTGCaacagcagcaaggagcagcGTGTGGAAGAGGACCAGACCCGAG AGCAAATGGTTTCTGACGTTACGAACAACAGCGGGAACCTGGAAG ATAGCTGTTTGTCCTGCGGGAGGAGGAACCCGGCCACCTTCCACCCACTGTTCAAGGGGGGCCTCTGCCAGACATGCAGG GATAGATTCCTGGAGTACTTCTACATGTATGATGAAGATGGGTACCAGTCCTACTGCACCGTCTGCTGCGCaggcaaggagctgctgctctgcagcaatgccagctgctgcag GTGCTTCTGTGTGGAGTGTCTGGACGTGCTGGTGGGGCGAGGGACGTCAGCCAGAGtgaaggagcaggagccctgGAACTGCTAcatgtgccagccccagcagaacCGTGGCGTGCTGCAGCGCCGGCAGGACTGGAATGCTCGCCTGCAGGACTTCTTCACCAGTGACAAGGGACAGGAATAT GCTGCACCCAAAATCTACCCAACAGTTCCTCCAGCGAAGAGGAGACCAATTCGAGTGCTCTCGTTGTTCGATGGGGTGACAACAG GACATCCAGGAGCGGCCACATCGAGCGGTGCTGACGAGGGAGACTTGGAGGCTAAAGAGAGCAGTGCCACCTCAGACCTCTGTCCGTTGGCAGGGTACACGGTGCTGAAGGACTTGGGCATCCAGGTGGAGAAGTACATTGCCTCAGAGATCTGTGAGAACCCCATGGCCGCGGGCAAAGTGCGGCCTGAGGGCAACATCACCTACGTGCGCGATGTCAGGAACATAACCAAGAGAAat ATTGAGGAGTGGGGTCCTTTTGACCTGGTCATCGGTGGAAGCCCCTGTGATGATGTCTCCCTTGTCAATCCAACCAGGAAGGCTCTGTTTG aaggAACTGGCAGGCTGTTCTTCGAGTTCTACCACCTGCTCAACTACGCCCGTCCCAAGGCAGGCGAGGAGCGGCCTTTCTTCTGGATGTTTGAGAACGTGGTGGCCATGAGGATCAACGACAAGAGGGACATTTCCCGGTTTCTGGAG TGTAACCCAGTTATGATTGATGCAATCAAGATAtcagctgcccacagagctcGTTACTTCTGGGGCAACCTCCCTGGGATGGACAG GATCTTTGGCTTCCCCCTGCCCTACACGGATGTCTCCAACATGGGCCGCGGGACTCGCCAGAAGCTGCTGGGGGGCTCGTGGAGTGTCCCTGTCATCCGGCACCTCTTCTCCCCACTCAAGGATTACTTTGCCTGTGAATAG
- the MAPRE1 gene encoding microtubule-associated protein RP/EB family member 1 isoform X2 → MAVNVYSTSVTSDNLSRHDMLAWINESLQLTLTKIEQLCSGAAYCQFMDMLFPGSVALKKVKFQAKLEHEYIQNFKVLQAGFKRMGVDKIIPVDKLVKGKFQDNFEFVQWFKKFFDANYDGKEYDPVAARQGQDTIAPNLVTPVVNKTRKSLAPQRPIVAQRTPAGPRAGPGMGKKGGGDEESAGLIEQINALKLTVEDLEKERDFYFGKLRNIELICQENEGENDPVLQRIVEILYATDEGFVIPDEGAPQEEQEEY, encoded by the exons ATGGCAGTGAATGTGTATTCTACTTCAGTGACCAGCGATAACTTGAGCCGACATGACATGCTGGCGTGGATCAATGAGTCTCTGCAGCTGACGCTGACCAAGATCGAACAGCTGTGCTCAG GTGCTGCATACTGTCAGTTCATGGACATGCTCTTCCCAGGTTCTGTAGCACTCAAGAAAGTGAAGTTTCAAGCAAAATTGGAACATGAGTACATTCAAAACTTCAAGGTTCTACAAGCAGGTTTTAAAAGAATGGGTGTTGACAAA ATAATTCCTGTGGACAAACTAGTGAAAGGAAAATTTCAGGACAACTTTGAATTTGTTCAGTGGTTCAAAAAATTTTTTGATGCAAACTATGACGGGAAGGAGTATGATCCTGTTGCTGCTCGACAAGGCCAAGACACAATAGCACCAAACCTTGTTACTCCAGTTGTGAACAAAACCAGGAAATCTCTCG CCCCACAGAGGCCCATTGTTGCACAGAGGACCCCAGCAGgtcccagagctgggcctgggaTGGGCAAAAAGGGTGGAGGAGATGAAGAATCAGCAGGATTGATCGAGCAG ATCAACGCATTGAAACTTACTGTTGAAGAcctggagaaggagagagacTTCTACTTTGGCAAATTGAGGAACATTGAATTGATCTGCCAGGAGAATGAAGGAGAGAATGATCCAGTGTTGCAGAGGATTGTGGAAATTCTTTATGCCACAGAT GAAGGCTTTGTGATACCTGACGAAGGAGCACCGCAGGAGGAACAAGAAGAGTATTAA
- the MAPRE1 gene encoding microtubule-associated protein RP/EB family member 1 isoform X1 codes for MAVNVYSTSVTSDNLSRHDMLAWINESLQLTLTKIEQLCSGAAYCQFMDMLFPGSVALKKVKFQAKLEHEYIQNFKVLQAGFKRMGVDKIIPVDKLVKGKFQDNFEFVQWFKKFFDANYDGKEYDPVAARQGQDTIAPNLVTPVVNKTRKSLGTGSAAPQRPIVAQRTPAGPRAGPGMGKKGGGDEESAGLIEQINALKLTVEDLEKERDFYFGKLRNIELICQENEGENDPVLQRIVEILYATDEGFVIPDEGAPQEEQEEY; via the exons ATGGCAGTGAATGTGTATTCTACTTCAGTGACCAGCGATAACTTGAGCCGACATGACATGCTGGCGTGGATCAATGAGTCTCTGCAGCTGACGCTGACCAAGATCGAACAGCTGTGCTCAG GTGCTGCATACTGTCAGTTCATGGACATGCTCTTCCCAGGTTCTGTAGCACTCAAGAAAGTGAAGTTTCAAGCAAAATTGGAACATGAGTACATTCAAAACTTCAAGGTTCTACAAGCAGGTTTTAAAAGAATGGGTGTTGACAAA ATAATTCCTGTGGACAAACTAGTGAAAGGAAAATTTCAGGACAACTTTGAATTTGTTCAGTGGTTCAAAAAATTTTTTGATGCAAACTATGACGGGAAGGAGTATGATCCTGTTGCTGCTCGACAAGGCCAAGACACAATAGCACCAAACCTTGTTACTCCAGTTGTGAACAAAACCAGGAAATCTCTCGGTACTGGCAGTGCAG CCCCACAGAGGCCCATTGTTGCACAGAGGACCCCAGCAGgtcccagagctgggcctgggaTGGGCAAAAAGGGTGGAGGAGATGAAGAATCAGCAGGATTGATCGAGCAG ATCAACGCATTGAAACTTACTGTTGAAGAcctggagaaggagagagacTTCTACTTTGGCAAATTGAGGAACATTGAATTGATCTGCCAGGAGAATGAAGGAGAGAATGATCCAGTGTTGCAGAGGATTGTGGAAATTCTTTATGCCACAGAT GAAGGCTTTGTGATACCTGACGAAGGAGCACCGCAGGAGGAACAAGAAGAGTATTAA